In the genome of Paludisphaera rhizosphaerae, one region contains:
- a CDS encoding lipocalin/fatty acid-binding family protein: MRRLFAFNALVLSASLVASALGAGDEGKKDGPVTAKAAFDRLKTMAGEWKNLGTPCNEEGNDQVQYKVTGAGSALVETSSPGTKMEMISVYHLDGDDLKMTHYCAAQNQPRLKLDRAASKPDHLVFVFDGGSNIDSEKGLHISGLVLDFQSDSRVKADWQSTQGAKKENMAFELTRETK; this comes from the coding sequence ATGCGGCGACTCTTCGCGTTCAATGCGCTGGTTCTGTCGGCAAGCCTGGTCGCGTCCGCCCTGGGCGCTGGCGACGAGGGTAAGAAGGACGGCCCGGTCACGGCGAAGGCGGCCTTCGACCGCCTCAAGACGATGGCGGGCGAGTGGAAGAACCTGGGCACGCCCTGCAACGAGGAAGGGAACGATCAGGTCCAGTACAAGGTCACCGGCGCCGGCTCGGCCCTGGTCGAGACCAGTTCGCCAGGCACCAAGATGGAGATGATCTCCGTCTATCACCTCGACGGCGACGACCTGAAGATGACCCACTACTGCGCCGCCCAGAATCAGCCGAGGCTGAAGCTCGACCGGGCGGCGTCCAAGCCCGACCACCTGGTCTTCGTGTTCGACGGCGGCTCGAACATTGACTCAGAGAAGGGGCTCCACATCAGCGGCCTGGTCCTGGACTTCCAGTCCGACTCCCGCGTCAAGGCCGATTGGCAGTCCACCCAGGGGGCCAAGAAGGAAAACATGGCCTTCGAGCTGACCCGCGAAACCAAGTGA
- a CDS encoding polyhydroxyalkanoic acid system family protein yields the protein MAQLNMSFEHGQPWDAARANFESSIERARQEHGRWIHSVTWSEDRTSARLAGPSYEVVLNLDPTHVRAQGKIPLALKLLEPAVRRFVERTLRDQRPESA from the coding sequence ATGGCTCAGTTGAACATGTCGTTCGAGCATGGCCAGCCCTGGGACGCGGCGCGAGCGAATTTCGAGTCGTCGATCGAGAGGGCTCGGCAGGAACACGGGCGCTGGATTCATTCGGTGACGTGGTCGGAGGATCGGACGTCGGCGAGGCTGGCGGGGCCGTCCTACGAGGTCGTCCTGAATCTGGACCCAACCCACGTTCGGGCGCAGGGCAAGATCCCGCTGGCGCTCAAGCTGCTGGAGCCGGCGGTGCGACGGTTCGTGGAGCGGACGTTGCGGGATCAGCGGCCGGAATCGGCGTAA
- a CDS encoding LamG domain-containing protein — MSTTIRRLLTLATILVTAATASAGEAVAFRAGATVVDVSPTAFPVIVNGGFLQATANTVRDPLSARCLVLDDGSTRLAIVVVDSCMMPRELIDEAKGIAARRTGIAFDRMLVSATHTHTAPSVMGALGTPLDPTYAASLPSKIAEAIEGAAAALAPAEAGWGVVDDPDHTHTRRWIRRPDRMIDDPFGHKTVRAHMHPGYVNPDVIGPSGPSDPALTVLMIREPGGRPIAVLANYSMHYYGSTPVSADYYGRFASTLAKRMAADGPPPVCIMSQGTSGDQHWMDYGRPKADPGLDAYADQVADTALRAVQSIKSFERPSLAMAETTMTLRRRTPDADRLEWARPIVAAMGDRQPKSIPEVYAREAVLIDEQPERTLKLQAVRIGALGIVAIPDEVYALTGLKLKARSPLPLTMNIELANGSEGYIPPPEQHVLGGYTTWPARTAGLEVHAEPRIVDAALELLERVAGRPRRREEPLVTPYSKVVLASRPAAFWRLDEMDGASAFDATGHEWSATRRGGVALFLPGPEFPGFRLADGGVNRANHLAGGAITASLPVSPEVYSIDLWFWNGLDPARRPVAGVLFEQNRDGGPGDAVVISGDAEGAPPNRLVFTHGDPKNDRPAIGKADATAKTWHHLAFVRQGRQVRVFLDGKLDVEADADSVPAPRGTLAAFTLGDRAEHADSFEGKLDEVAVYDRALSALEVAEHARMGLSPGDYADSGR, encoded by the coding sequence ATGAGCACGACCATTCGAAGACTGCTGACGCTGGCGACGATCCTGGTGACGGCGGCGACGGCGAGCGCTGGGGAGGCCGTCGCGTTCCGCGCGGGAGCGACGGTGGTTGACGTTTCGCCGACGGCGTTCCCCGTGATCGTCAACGGCGGCTTCCTCCAGGCGACGGCGAACACCGTCCGAGACCCACTCTCCGCACGGTGCCTCGTGCTGGACGACGGCTCGACCCGACTGGCGATCGTCGTCGTCGACAGTTGCATGATGCCCCGCGAACTGATCGACGAGGCCAAGGGGATCGCCGCTCGTCGCACGGGGATCGCCTTCGATCGGATGCTCGTCTCGGCCACGCACACGCACACCGCCCCCTCGGTCATGGGCGCGCTGGGGACGCCCCTTGACCCAACTTATGCGGCGAGCCTCCCGAGCAAGATCGCCGAGGCGATCGAAGGCGCTGCGGCGGCCCTCGCGCCGGCGGAAGCCGGCTGGGGCGTCGTCGATGATCCCGATCACACCCACACCCGACGCTGGATCCGAAGGCCCGACCGCATGATCGACGACCCGTTCGGCCACAAAACCGTCCGGGCGCACATGCACCCCGGTTACGTGAACCCGGACGTGATCGGCCCCTCCGGTCCATCCGACCCCGCGCTCACTGTGTTGATGATCCGAGAGCCCGGCGGCCGACCGATCGCCGTGCTGGCGAACTACTCGATGCACTACTACGGCTCGACGCCTGTCTCAGCCGACTACTACGGTCGGTTCGCCTCGACGCTGGCGAAGCGGATGGCGGCCGATGGTCCGCCGCCGGTCTGCATCATGTCGCAGGGGACCAGCGGCGACCAGCACTGGATGGACTACGGCCGACCCAAGGCCGACCCCGGCCTCGACGCCTACGCCGACCAGGTCGCCGACACGGCCCTGCGCGCGGTGCAGTCGATCAAGTCCTTCGAAAGGCCATCGCTGGCGATGGCCGAAACCACGATGACGCTCCGGCGTCGCACGCCCGACGCCGATCGCCTGGAATGGGCCCGGCCGATCGTCGCCGCGATGGGCGACCGCCAGCCCAAGAGCATCCCCGAAGTCTACGCCCGCGAGGCCGTCCTGATCGACGAGCAACCCGAGCGGACGCTCAAGCTCCAGGCGGTCCGCATCGGCGCGCTGGGGATCGTCGCCATCCCGGACGAGGTCTACGCGCTGACCGGCCTGAAGCTCAAGGCCCGCAGCCCCCTGCCGCTGACCATGAACATCGAGCTGGCCAACGGCTCCGAGGGCTACATCCCACCCCCTGAACAGCACGTACTCGGCGGCTACACGACCTGGCCGGCACGCACCGCCGGGCTGGAAGTCCACGCCGAGCCTCGAATCGTCGACGCGGCGCTCGAACTACTGGAACGCGTCGCCGGCCGTCCTCGGCGTCGCGAAGAGCCCCTCGTCACGCCCTACTCCAAGGTCGTGCTCGCCTCGCGCCCCGCAGCCTTCTGGCGACTCGACGAGATGGACGGCGCTTCGGCCTTCGACGCGACCGGACATGAATGGTCGGCGACCCGCCGCGGGGGCGTCGCCCTCTTCCTCCCGGGTCCCGAATTCCCTGGATTCCGCCTCGCCGACGGCGGAGTCAACCGCGCCAACCACCTGGCGGGAGGAGCGATTACAGCGAGTCTGCCGGTCTCGCCCGAGGTCTATTCCATCGACCTCTGGTTCTGGAACGGACTCGACCCCGCCCGTCGACCCGTCGCCGGCGTCCTGTTTGAACAGAATCGCGACGGGGGACCGGGCGACGCAGTCGTCATCTCGGGAGACGCCGAGGGCGCCCCGCCCAACCGACTCGTCTTCACCCACGGAGACCCGAAGAACGACCGCCCAGCAATCGGCAAAGCCGACGCAACCGCCAAAACCTGGCATCACCTGGCCTTCGTTCGCCAGGGGCGCCAGGTGCGGGTTTTCCTCGACGGCAAGCTCGACGTCGAAGCCGACGCCGATTCCGTCCCCGCACCCCGCGGTACTCTTGCCGCATTCACGCTCGGAGACCGGGCCGAACACGCGGACAGTTTCGAGGGCAAGCTCGACGAGGTCGCGGTCTACGATCGAGCGCTCTCGGCCTTGGAGGTCGCCGAACACGCCCGAATGGGCTTGTCTCCAGGTGATTACGCCGATTCCGGCCGCTGA